The following coding sequences are from one Candidatus Omnitrophota bacterium window:
- a CDS encoding MotA/TolQ/ExbB proton channel family protein gives MFELTLKGGPLMWPILLCSMIAVSIILERLYHFHRARAGMPNFLTRVERLLLDGRQDEAEKLCKNSSGPVANILSIGIHTRRRSSEEKEKIIARAGSRELRRLEKDLRGLGIIAHISPLLGLLGTVTGMIKAFMKIQELGGSVEASVLAGGIWEALLTTAAGLSVAIPAIIFYHYLEGKVDDFSARMKDAAQSLAEWLGTGESKPEKNSGQFKEDVEYGI, from the coding sequence ATGTTTGAGCTTACCTTAAAAGGCGGGCCGTTGATGTGGCCTATTTTGTTGTGTTCGATGATAGCCGTGAGTATTATCTTAGAACGATTGTATCATTTTCATCGGGCAAGAGCCGGTATGCCTAATTTTTTGACCAGGGTGGAAAGGCTGTTGTTGGATGGCAGGCAGGATGAGGCGGAGAAATTATGCAAGAATTCATCCGGGCCGGTAGCAAATATTTTGTCTATCGGTATCCACACACGTAGAAGATCTTCCGAAGAGAAAGAAAAAATAATTGCCCGGGCCGGCTCAAGAGAATTGAGAAGATTAGAGAAAGATTTAAGAGGCTTAGGGATTATTGCTCATATTTCTCCCCTGCTGGGTTTGCTGGGCACGGTTACCGGAATGATTAAGGCGTTTATGAAGATCCAGGAACTGGGAGGAAGCGTAGAGGCTTCGGTTTTGGCCGGCGGAATTTGGGAGGCGCTTCTTACGACCGCGGCCGGTTTATCTGTGGCAATTCCGGCGATAATTTTTTACCATTATCTTGAAGGGAAAGTAGATGATTTTTCTGCCCGGATGAAGGACGCGGCCCAGTCTTTAGCCGAGTGGTTGGGAACCGGAGAGTCAAAACCGGAAAAAAACAGCGGGCAGTTTAAGGAAGACGTAGAGTATGGAATTTAA
- a CDS encoding biopolymer transporter ExbD: protein MEFEGRKRIRMHFDIAPLIDIVFLLLIFFMLTANFIMQPGIKIVLPAAKAAESQKEESIIVFISEDNEVFLDDKQIDIGELKASLEEKLETSRKKTVVLKADQKINLGFAVRVMDIAKQANAEGLVISTQIEDGLLNEKDFR, encoded by the coding sequence ATGGAATTTGAGGGCAGAAAAAGAATAAGGATGCATTTCGATATCGCTCCTTTGATTGATATAGTTTTTTTACTCCTTATATTCTTTATGCTTACCGCCAATTTTATAATGCAGCCGGGAATAAAAATAGTTTTGCCCGCGGCAAAGGCTGCTGAGTCCCAGAAGGAAGAAAGTATTATTGTGTTTATAAGTGAAGACAATGAAGTTTTTCTTGATGATAAGCAAATTGATATTGGTGAATTGAAGGCCTCTTTAGAGGAGAAATTAGAAACCAGCCGGAAAAAGACAGTGGTCTTAAAGGCCGATCAAAAGATAAATCTTGGTTTCGCGGTGAGAGTAATGGATATTGCCAAGCAGGCAAACGCGGAAGGCCTGGTAATTTCCACCCAAATAGAAGACGGGCTATTAAATGAAAAGGATTTCCGATGA
- a CDS encoding energy transducer TonB codes for MKRISDERVIKTVFLFSLAMHFLFLGLPVSGLFTFEKPSQQEKELRVRIKIEKPPLLPKIDVVGEEKKLKQVVKKPEPPRLEPEPLPEEEKITEKPELKKEIPEEEIFEKEIKEIVLEEKNLQPPVSEYVQVIDPDDEAMLRYQDIIKQRIESCRRYPRWAKKQGFEGVACLTFAVLSNGQEKGVKIVHSSGFSILDNEAVSTVRRAGPFPPIPRELNSSCLKMEVAVVFRLK; via the coding sequence ATGAAAAGGATTTCCGATGAAAGGGTAATAAAAACAGTCTTTCTTTTTTCTTTGGCAATGCATTTTTTGTTTTTGGGCCTGCCGGTAAGCGGATTGTTTACTTTTGAGAAACCTTCTCAACAAGAAAAAGAACTTCGGGTAAGAATAAAAATAGAAAAACCCCCTCTTTTACCAAAGATAGATGTGGTGGGGGAAGAAAAAAAACTAAAACAAGTTGTAAAAAAACCCGAGCCGCCCCGGTTGGAACCAGAACCTTTACCCGAAGAAGAAAAAATTACAGAAAAGCCGGAACTTAAAAAAGAAATTCCTGAAGAAGAGATTTTCGAGAAAGAGATTAAAGAAATAGTTTTGGAGGAAAAAAATCTTCAGCCTCCGGTTTCTGAGTATGTGCAGGTTATAGACCCCGATGACGAAGCAATGCTTCGCTATCAGGATATAATTAAGCAGAGGATCGAATCCTGCCGCAGGTATCCAAGGTGGGCAAAAAAACAGGGATTCGAAGGGGTGGCCTGCCTTACATTTGCGGTTTTATCAAATGGCCAGGAGAAGGGTGTTAAAATAGTCCATTCATCCGGATTTTCCATCCTGGATAATGAGGCAGTTTCTACGGTAAGGAGAGCCGGTCCTTTTCCTCCCATTCCCCGGGAATTAAACAGTTCTTGTCTTAAAATGGAAGTAGCCGTTGTTTTTAGGTTAAAATGA